Genomic segment of Tomitella fengzijianii:
CGCAGGCGGACCTGCTCGCCGCGCTGCGGCGGCGGGTGCATTCGCTGGCGTGGATCACGCCCGAACCCCGGCGGTACTGGGCGCAGGCCACCTGCGCGATGGACGAATACGCGGAGGCGTGCGACCAGGTGGTGGTGGCGCGGGACGCCGAGCAACTGCTGGCGCGCTCGGCCGAGCTGGCGCACGCCCTTTCGTGACCGCGGGGATGTGACGGCGGCGCGTCCTGGCCGATCGGGCAGGCCGCGTCCTGTCCGCGTGAACGATGTGCGGGCGCGGGCGGCGGCATACCCTGGGGACACCCCGTTGATCGGACCCGCACCGTTGATCGGACCCGCACAGTGCACACCGTGAATTCTGATCGTGACACGCCCCGACGTAATCCGGGCAACCCGCGCGCCCGCACGCCCGTCGTCGGTGGATCCGCACCCGGCGAGGTGATCTCCGCGCGCGTGTTCAAGTTCCATGCGCCGGAGATCGTCTTCGGCGACGGCGCGATGCCGGAGGCGTCTTTCGCCGCGCTCCGATTCGGCGGCGCCCGCCCCCTGGTGGTCACCGACGCCGGCGTGCTCGCGGCGGGCTGGCCGCAGATGTTGCTGGACGGGCTGCGCACGCAGGGCATGGAGCCGGAGCTGTGGAGCGGACTCACCCCCAACCCGAAGGACCACGAGATCGCCGACGGGCACCGCGCCTACGCCGGCCACGGCTGCGACGTCATCATCGCGCTCGGCGGCGGCTCGGTGATCGACGCGGCCAAGGGCATCGCGATCCTCGCCGCCAACGGGGGACGGATCCTCGATTACGTGGGGATCGACCGTGCGCAGTCGCCGATCCCCCCGCTCGTCGTCGTCCCCACCACCTCCGGATCCGGGGCGGACGTGTCGCAGTTCTGCGTGGTCACCGATACCGACCGCCGGGCCAAGGTGACGATCATCGGCCGCGCGCTGGTTCCGAACGTGACGGTCGTGGATCCGCGCCTGCTGCCGACCATGCCGGAGCGGGTGGCCGCGACCACCGGCCTCGACGCGCTCACCCACGGAATCGAGGCGTACGTGTCGGTGGCGCGCACCCCGCTGACCGACAGGCACGCGCTCCAGGCCGTCGGGCTGGTGTTCGATCACCTGACCGCCACTCTGGAACGGCCGGACGTCATGGCGGACCGGCGCGCCATGGCGCTGGCCAGCCTGGAGGCCGGAATGGCGTTCAGCAACGCGATCCTGGGTGCGGCGCACGCGGTGAGCCACCAGGTGGGCGGCATGCTCGACGCCACGCACGGCGAGATCAATGGCATCGTGCTGCCCCACGTCATCCGCTTCAACGCCGAAACCGATCCGCAGCCGTACGAGGATGTCGCCCGGCACCTGGGGCTGACAGTGCGGGGGAACGCCCCGCAGGCGGCGGCCTGGGCGGTCGCCGAGCACGTGGAGGCGCTCGTGGCGAACGTCGGGATGCCCGCGGGCCTCGCGCAGCTGGGGGTGCGCGACGAGGACCTGCCACGCCTGGCGCGTGGCGCACTGCAGGACGCCTGCATGACCACCAATCCGCGCGCGGCGGACGAGGCCGCGATGGTGCGGCTGCTCCGGGACTCGCTGTGACCCGGCGCGGCGGGTCGGATCTCGAGCGGCTCACCGGGGTGCGCTCCGGCAAGTCGACGTTCTACCGCGAATACCGCGGGGCGGCGGAGCGGCTGGAGCGGGTGGTGCATGCGCTCGACACGATCTCGCGGGCCCTGGTCCGCACGGTGGAAGGACCCGAGGCGCTGGTGCTCGCCGTCGCGGAGGCCGTCCGCCTGCATCTCGAGGCGCAGTGGGTCCTGTTCGCGCTGGCGGACGGCGAGCTGCCCGAGGCGGAGCCGCGCCACTTGGTCGTGGACGCCCAGGGCCACCCGTACGCCTACGAGGGGCTGCGCGGCGGGGACCCGCCGCCCGAGGACATGCCGGCGGTGGTGATCAACCGGCTCAACGACATCCTGCGCGGCGAGTTCGACTTCCTCGCGCGCCCCGTCGTCGATCCGCATCACGCGCACGTGCCCATCGATCTCGGCGGCGGTGTCGTGGGGGCGTTCGCCGCGTGGACGCCGCCACGGCGCCGGCTCGACGCCACCGACGAGTCCGTGATGCGCATCTTGGCCGGCCAAACCGCGGTGGCGCTGCAGAACTCGGCGCTCTTCCAGAGCCGCCAGGTGTTGCTCGAGCGGGCCGAATCGTCGTACGCGGCCGCATCGGCGCAGGCCGACCAACTCGCCGCGCGCAATGCGGAACTCGTCGAGACGCAGTGGAGACTGGGGTTGGCGACGCGCCGCAAGATCGTCGACGACGAAAGGCACCGCATCGCCCGGGAACTGCACGACAGCGTCACGCAGTGCGTACTCTCCGCGGGGATGCAGATCGAGGTGTGCCGGAGCGGAATCCCCGATGCCGAGCGCGGCGAACGCCTGGACCTGGCGAAGACGTTGACCAGGTCGGCGGTGGAACAACTGCGGTCCGCCATCTACGCGCTGGACCACAAGGGGGAATCGGAGAGGTCGGGCCTGGCGGAGATGCTCCGCCAGCTGTGCACCGTGCACATGCCGTCGGACCTGCGCGTGCAGTTGCGGATGACCGGCGCCGCGGCCGATCTGCCGCGGGACGTCGAGCACGCGCTGCTGCGCATCGCGGGGGAGGCCCTCTTCAACGCTTCGATGCACGGCGGCGCGACGCGTGCGATCGTGCGCGTCGATCAGCGCGCCGACGGCGTGACACTCGCCGTATCCGACGACGGCACGGGCGATCCCGCCGCGCTGCGATTGCGGCTGCGGATCGCGCAGGCCGGGGACCTGGACGTGCATCACCGGGGACTGGCCAACATGCAGGCCAGGGCACAGGAACTGGGCGGCACCCTGGCGGTGCGGCGCGCGCGGATCGGCGGCGTCCGGGTCGCCGTGGCCATCCCGCTGCCAGTGCGGGAAGACGCGGATCCCGGTGCGGCGGAACCGCCGGCGCCCGGGCCGGGGCGGTCGGCGGATCCGGCACGCGGAGAGCGGGGCCCGGCATGACACGGCTGGTGCTGATCGACGACCACGCGATTCTTCGGCAGGGCATGCGCTCGATCCTGGAGCGCGAGCCGGACATCGAGGTGGTCGGCCAGGCGGCCGACGGGGCGGAGGCGCGCGCGGTGGTGGCCTCCACCTCTCCGGACGTCGCGATCGTCGACCTCAAGCTCTCCGCGGGCTCCGAGCTCGAGGGACTGGGTCTGTGCGCGGCGCTGACGGCCGAGCATCCGGACGTGGGCCTGCTCGTCCTCACCACGTTCCTCGATGAGGAGCTCGTGGTGGAGGCGATGCACGCGGGCGCGCGCGGCTACGTGGTCAAGGACGTGGACACTACGGAACTGGTCCGCGCGATCCGCGCCGTCGCCGCGGGCGAGAGCGCCTTCGACGCGCGCAGCGCCGCCGCCGTGGTGCGGTCGATGAGCGGCCGGACCGCACCCCGCGAGTCGTTGACGTCGCGCGAGATGGACGTGCTGCGACTGCTGGCCACGGGCCTGTCCAACGGCGCCATCGGTGAGCGCCTGTACATCTCGGCGACCACCGCCAAGTTCCACGTCAGCAACATCATGCGGAAGCTGCAGGTGGCCACCCGCGCCGAGGCCGTCTACGCGGCCAGCAAGCGCGGCATCATCTGACAGGCCGCCCGCCCCCGGTCAGTGGTCGAGGACGAGCCAGCCGCCGTGGTGGTCGCCGACCGTATAGCCCATCCCCAGGCGGGTGCCCAGGGTGTGCAGGTCCCGGGCGTCGAACGTCTGGACATGGCCGAAGCAGGTCTGCGCCTGTCCCTCGTACGGCACCGCGACGATGACGCGCCGCCGGGCGAGGCGCACCGCTTCCTGCACCACCGCGAAGGCCTTGCGCGGCGGCAGGTGCTCGAGGAGGTGCAGGACGGTCACCGTGTCGGCGGCGCGGTCGGGCAGGGGCACGGAGGCCGCGTCGCAGGTGAGGGTGCGCAGCGGCCGCTGCATCGCCGACGCGGCGTCATCGAGCAGCCGCATCGTGCCGGCACTGAGGTCGGTGGCCGTCACCGACAGTGGGGCTGTGCGGCGATCGCGGGCCAGGCGCAGCGGGAAGAATCCGAAGCAGGAGCCGAGGTCGAGCACCTCGGTGCCGCTTATCAGCTGCTCGGCACGCCGGTGGACCGGCGCGAATGCGGCCGAACCACGCTCCAGGGCGGCGACGGAGTTCCGATAGAACGGAATCCACGGCGACGCGGCGACGTGATGCGCCGGGTGCCCGGGGACGTGCCCCGGCGCCGAGTGCACGAGGCCGATCAGCGTCGCCTCGAACTCCGCAGGGCCCGCGAGCATCCCGGTGGCGTCGAGCTCGGCGGCGATGAGACCGGCGGCGTCGTCGGAGATCGTCTCCGCGTCGAATCGGTGGAGCACGGTCAGCGTGCGGCCGGTGCGGAAGGCGCGGAAGTGCCGGGTATCGACGACGCCGGTGCCGCGCGGGCGCTCGGCGAGGAGCGTGCGCGCCGTCGCGGAGTCCACGTGGCACACGCGCACTCCGTCGCGTTCCCAATGCCCGTGGTCGCCCTGCCGGTGGCCACCCTGCTCGCCGACCCAGCGGCCCTGGATCCGGTGCGCGTCGTCGTGCCTGTGTCCCAGGCGCTGGTCGCGCTTTGCGGGCCTGCCGGACCCGGGCGCATGGAGCCGCCGGTCGGGCCTGGTGACGGGCGACGGGGTGACGGAGGATCGGGCGGCGTGGGACGGGTGGACCGGTGCGGTGTGCAGGTCGAGGGTCATCGAGTTCTCCGGACGCTGTGGCGGCGCTGCCGGTCACGCTGCCGACGTGTGCGCTTGGTCACATTGACGTTAGGTTCTGGAAGGCCCCGGCGGTCCCTCCGGTGAGGCGCTGTCGTGTGGTCGACCGGCGGGTTCCCGGCCTGTCCGGTCGGGCAGGGGCGGCCCGCGCACGAGGGCCGGCGCCGGCATTGCGGCGCCCGCCGGCGAGGCCCGCGATCGACGGCGGGGAACAGGTGGGCTACGGTGAACCCGCCAGCTATCAAGAGCGGTCGAGAAACCTGGTTCGATGACGCCGCAGCAACCCCCCGGAAGTCCGGGTGCGGGTGCTCCCGCCAGGAGCGATGGACGGGTGATCACATGCGCGGCAACGCAACCGCCGTATTCGTTTTCCTGCATTCCCGGCGCTGCATCGATCTGTGCCGGGTGAGCACCGAGGGCTGTCGAATGCCCCGCGGCCGGGCCTGACCGGCCGAATTCCCCGCGCCCCCGATCGCAGGCGGCGCACTGCGCTTGCGCGCATCTTCTTCTTCCCTGCATGACGCTCTGCACGGCGCGTGGCGTCGCGGGCCGCCGTAGGCCCGCGCGCCTGCCGCCGCGCATTCGACGAAAGGACCATCATGACCATCACCACGGGCGCCACCACCACCGCTACCACGGACACCGCCGACCAGCACCGGCTGCGCAGCGAGGTGCGCGCGGCCCACGTCCCGGGCACTGCCACGCAGGTCCGGATCACGGCGCGCGACCACGCCTTCACCATCGACGAGCCGGCCGGACTGGGTGGCGACGACAAGGGTGCCAACCCGGTGGAACACCTGCTGGCGGCGCTGGGCAGCTGCCAGGCGATCACCTTCCAGGTGTGGGCGCAGAAGCTCGGCGTCGCCCTCGACTCTGTCGACATCGAGCTGGGCGGCGACATCGACCTGCGCGGATTCTTCGGCCTCGACGAGTCCGTGCGTCCGGGGTTCCAGGGCATCGACGTGCGGGTGAGCATTTCCGGGCCGGAATCGCGCGAGCGCTACGAGCAGCTCATCGCGACGGTCGAGAAGCACTGCCCGGTTCTCGACAACCTGGCACACGGCGTGCCGGTGACGACCTCCGCGCGCATCGCCTGAGCGGCTCAGCGACGGCCGATCGGAGCGCCCACTGCACGGTCCGAGCGCCGGTTCCCCTGTTGTCCGGGAGGATCGGCGCTCGGATCGGGGTAGGGGTGCTCAGCATCGCCCGGCCGCCTCGTTCTCCAGCCGGGTCCGGTAGTACAGGGTGCCGTCGATGCCGCCGGCGACCGGGCGCGGCCGGGGAGACTTAGCCCCACGCCCGTCGCCCGACGACGCGCCGCGCAACCGCCGTCCCACCCACGGCACCAGGTGCTCGCGCGCCCAGCGGGCCTCGCTGCGCACCGTCGCGCGCGGCACAGGACCGGCAGGCGGCGGGGCCCAGCCGCCGGAGCCGGGCATTCCGAACAGGTCGGCGGCGGCCTGCGCCAGGCGCGCGTGTCCCAGCGGCGTGAGGTGCAGGTGATCGTCGCCCCAGGCGCGCGGATCCTCGAACACGGTGCCGGTGGTGTCGGTGATGGGGTGCACGCCGTGGTGGGCGGCCAGGTCGCGGTAGACGTCGTTGAGTCGCACCCGGTTGCGCTCGAGCAGCCGCGAGACCGGGGTGATGCGACGCAGGTCGGGGATGGGCACGAAGACCATCGGCGTGCCGCTGCGGTGGAACGGTTCGACCAGGGCGACCAGGTCGGAATGCAGCGTGTCGAAGTCGGGCCGCGGGCGGAGCAGGTCGTTCATGCCCGCGGTGACGGTGACGTAGTCGGGCGCGAGCGCCGCCGCGGCGTCGCGCTGCGCCTGCACGATCTGCCGGATCCTGTAGCCGCGCACCGCGAGGTTGGCGTACTCGATGCCGCCGTGGTGCGTGGCCAGGCGCGCGGCCAGCCGGTCGGTCCAGCCGCGCGGCGTGCCGTCGGGCCAGGGCGTGTCGCCGACCCCCTCGCTGAGGCTGTCTCCGATCGCGACGTAGCGCAGCGGCATGGTGCGGCTCCTGGTGTTCGCGGTGTGGCGGGTGCGGGGGTGTCCGGCGCAGGGAGGCAGTTCTGAAGCTACACGGATCGTCTCGCGACGCGGACCGTGTGCGGCGCGGTCGCCGACGAAGCCCGCGCCCCGCAAACGGGGGCGCGGGCTTCGGGGAAGACCGGTGCCGCGGTTCAGCGGCCGGATCCGGCGGGCGCGTGCGGGTGGACTCCGTGGCCGCTCCCGTCGGCGCCGAGGCTCTGCGCGTAGGCGACGCCGAGCGCCAGCAGGACGAGCCCGGCGGCGACGAAGGCGACGACCCGGAAGAGCCCGTCGAGCGCGGACAGGTCGAACAGGAACAGCTTGCCCACGGCGGCGACGCTGACGGCGAGCCCCGCGGTGAGCGTGATCGCGCGGGGCCCGTCGTGCAGCCTGCGCGCCCGGAGCAGAGCGGCCGCGGCCGCGGCGAACCAGACCAGCGTGGCGGCGGTGTGGCCGGCGCGGAAGCCGCTCTCGGTGCCCCCGGTGATCAGCTGGGCGGTGCCCAGGCAGACCTGGGTGAGCAGGCCCAGGCACAGCACCCCGCCGACGGTCCAGCAGTATTCGGCGCGCAGCCGGGGCCGCGCGGCCCACGCCGCGGCGAGGACCCCGACCACAGCGATGGCGACAGCGGCGGCGACGAGCATCCCCACCCGCCGCGGGGTGTCGAGCGCATCCGGGGACCAGAGCTGTTCGACGGCGCCGGCCGCCGCCATGGCGCAGAGCCCGATGCCGGCGAGCGCGGTGGCGATGACCAGCAGGACCCGCTGCTGCGAGCCTGCGTGGCGCACCGCGACCGCCGCCACCAGCGCAATGCCCAGCAGTGCCGCCGCGTCCACGTCGTCGGTGGCGGCGTAGGCGACGGTGACCGGGGCGATGAGGGCGGCCGCCGACAGCCACACGCTGCGCGCGCCGAGCGGTACCGGCGTGCGGTGCGCGGTGCCGATCACCACGCCGACCAGCAGCAGCGCGCAGACTGCCGCCACTGCGGCGGACGACGGGCGGTCGAGCACGCCCGGCAGTGCCATGACGGGCAGGGCGGCCGCCGCGGAGCCGAGTGCGATGAGGACGGGGCGGGAGCTCGACGGAAGCAGGATCAGGGCGGAGGCGAGGGCCAGGGTCAGGTTGGCGGCGACGGCGGCGCCGAAGAACCAGTCGGCGGGATCGCCGGAGACTCCGGCGGCCAGCAGCGGCAGGGTCGCGCCGGCTGTGTTGACGAGGAACACCGCGGTCCAGTCGCGGCCCCGCCCCGGCCACAGGACCGCCGCCGCGTAGGCGAGCGTGAAGCCGACCAGCACCTCGTCGGAACCATCGGTGATCACGGGGGCGAACACCAGCACTGGCACCGAGACCATCAGGCACAGCGCCTGACTGTCCCAGCGGTGCGCCAGAACGAGGCCGGCGCCGGCGATCGCGCCTCCGGAGAGCACGCCGGCCACCGGCGGCAGCCAGTGGTAGATCGTCGAGCAGGCGAGGACGTCGAACAGTGCGGTGGCCACGCCGGTTGCCACCAGGGCGGCCGCTCCGGACCGCTTCGGGGTGTGCCGGCCGATGCGGGCTCCCGCGGCGAACAGGGCGACGGCGAGGGCCGCGCCGCCCGCGACCCGCACCTCCGGCCGCAGCAGGCCGGCCTGTGCCGCGAGCACCAGCAGCAATACGACGCCGATGAGGGTGATCGCGACGCCGAACGTCGCCAGCACCCGGCCCACCAGCCCGCGTTCCGCGGCGGACGACAGGCGTTCCGCAACGCTCTTGCGCGCGGCGGCCGGGGGCCGTGGAGGCGCCGACTGCGGGTAGGGCGGCTGTGGCCACGGGGCCTGCGGGAAGTGCGCCTGGGAGCTAGGCGCCTGGGAGCTAGGCGGCTGCGGGTAGGGCGGCTGAGGGTACGGGGCCGCGGGCGCTCGCGGGGTGGCGTATTGGACCTGCGGCCGGGCGGGCTCCGCGAGATCGGTGCGGACGAAGGCCGTGAAGTCGGCCGAGACTTCCGAGACGCGGCGCGACAGCTCGCGGAGCTGCGCGTCGATGCGTTCGGCGGTGACGGCCGAGCCGGGATAGTGGTTCATGCGTCTCAGCCTTGCCGTGCTTGGCGCGGCGCACATGCGCAGAACTACTCAGAAGGCCTGGTCATCTACCTCTGGTGATCTGCCCCCTGCCGGACCGGTGCGCACTGTTATCGGGTCTCGCCGTCGATCCCGTGCTCGATGGCATACCGCGCGAGTTCCACGCGGTTGCCCAGCTGGAGTTTGCGCAGGGCGGCGCCCACATGGTTCTCGACTGTGCGCGTGCTGATCTCCAGCCGTGTGGCGATCTGCCGGGACGACAGCCCCTTCGCCACGTACCGGAGCACCTCGGTCTCGCGCGGCGTGAGAACGGGGGCATCGGCCCGGGGTGCGCGGGCGATCCGCCGGTACTCGCCGAGCACCAGGCCGGCCAGGCCGGGCGTGAACACGGCCTGCCCGTCGCCGGTGGCGACGACCGCGGCCACCAGCTCGGACCGCTGCGCGCTCTTGACCAGGTACCCGGTGGCGCCGGCCTTGATCGCGTCGAGCACGTCCTCGCGCTCGTCGGAGGCGGACAGCACCAGCACGCGGGCACCGGGATGCGCCTGGAGGACCTGTGCCGTCGCGTCGGCGCCGGAGCCGTCGGGCATCTGCATGTCCATCAGGACCACATCGGGCCGGACCGCCGCGGCACGTGCCGCGGCGGCGGCGACGCCGTCGGCAGTGGCCGCCACGTCGAATCCCTCCTCGGCGAGGTCGCGGGCGACACCCTCGCGCCACATGGGGTGGTCGTCCACCACCATCACACGCAGTGCCGGCGTGGCCTCGGTCACCGGGAGTCCGCCTTTCTTGCAGTGTCCGTCTCGACTACGACTGCCGGGACGGTCAGCTCCCATTCTGTCCCGGAGCCGGGGGCGGATTCCAGACGGGCGCGCCCGCCCAGGCGCTCCACTCGGCCGATGATGGACCGGGAGACGCCCATCCGGCCCTCGGCGGCGGCCTCCTGCAACCGGCCCGGCGGTATGCCCGCACCGTCGTCGCGGACGCTGACCACCACCTCGTCGCCCAGGTCCTCGAGCAGGATGTACGTGTGCGCGCCGGCGCCGGCGTGCCGGGCGACGTTGTCGAGGACGTTGGCGACGGCGGCGAGCACCTCGTCGGCGACGGCGGCGGGCAGGACCACCGGGTCGGCCGGAGTGCTCACGTGGATGCGATCGGAAGCTCTCGCCCGCAGCTCCGGACCCAGATCGCGGCCCGAGCGCGCGTCCTGCGGGCGAGGGGCGGGCGGCTCCTCGGCGATCAGGCGCCGGAGGCTGCGTTCCTGCCCGGCGGCGAGCGTCGCCAGTTCCTCCGTGGGGCCCCCGATCTCCCGTCCACGCCGGGCGATCAGCGCCAGGGCCTGCAGTACGCCGTCGTGCACCTCGCGCGCCAGACGGTCGCGCTCGGCGGACCGCGCGGCCAGACCGACCGCCGCCGTCAACCGCTCGTGCGTCACGCGCGCCCGCGTCGCGGCCATGCCCACGGCCACCGCCGCCGCGGCGAGGAGGATCATCGTGGCGTTGCGTCCCATGTTGAGGACGATCTCGCCCTTGACGAAGTAGTTCGCCGCGCCGATGACCACGGCGCCCGCGAATCCCGCGCGCGCCCCGCCGACCAGGGCCGCCGACAGCACCGCGCTCGCCATCCACAGGGTGGTCGGCCAGGTCTGGTTG
This window contains:
- a CDS encoding iron-containing alcohol dehydrogenase, with the protein product MISARVFKFHAPEIVFGDGAMPEASFAALRFGGARPLVVTDAGVLAAGWPQMLLDGLRTQGMEPELWSGLTPNPKDHEIADGHRAYAGHGCDVIIALGGGSVIDAAKGIAILAANGGRILDYVGIDRAQSPIPPLVVVPTTSGSGADVSQFCVVTDTDRRAKVTIIGRALVPNVTVVDPRLLPTMPERVAATTGLDALTHGIEAYVSVARTPLTDRHALQAVGLVFDHLTATLERPDVMADRRAMALASLEAGMAFSNAILGAAHAVSHQVGGMLDATHGEINGIVLPHVIRFNAETDPQPYEDVARHLGLTVRGNAPQAAAWAVAEHVEALVANVGMPAGLAQLGVRDEDLPRLARGALQDACMTTNPRAADEAAMVRLLRDSL
- a CDS encoding MadS family sensor histidine kinase → MTRRGGSDLERLTGVRSGKSTFYREYRGAAERLERVVHALDTISRALVRTVEGPEALVLAVAEAVRLHLEAQWVLFALADGELPEAEPRHLVVDAQGHPYAYEGLRGGDPPPEDMPAVVINRLNDILRGEFDFLARPVVDPHHAHVPIDLGGGVVGAFAAWTPPRRRLDATDESVMRILAGQTAVALQNSALFQSRQVLLERAESSYAAASAQADQLAARNAELVETQWRLGLATRRKIVDDERHRIARELHDSVTQCVLSAGMQIEVCRSGIPDAERGERLDLAKTLTRSAVEQLRSAIYALDHKGESERSGLAEMLRQLCTVHMPSDLRVQLRMTGAAADLPRDVEHALLRIAGEALFNASMHGGATRAIVRVDQRADGVTLAVSDDGTGDPAALRLRLRIAQAGDLDVHHRGLANMQARAQELGGTLAVRRARIGGVRVAVAIPLPVREDADPGAAEPPAPGPGRSADPARGERGPA
- a CDS encoding MadR family response regulator transcription factor; the protein is MTRLVLIDDHAILRQGMRSILEREPDIEVVGQAADGAEARAVVASTSPDVAIVDLKLSAGSELEGLGLCAALTAEHPDVGLLVLTTFLDEELVVEAMHAGARGYVVKDVDTTELVRAIRAVAAGESAFDARSAAAVVRSMSGRTAPRESLTSREMDVLRLLATGLSNGAIGERLYISATTAKFHVSNIMRKLQVATRAEAVYAASKRGII
- the mftM gene encoding mycofactocin oligosaccharide methyltransferase MftM, with the translated sequence MTLDLHTAPVHPSHAARSSVTPSPVTRPDRRLHAPGSGRPAKRDQRLGHRHDDAHRIQGRWVGEQGGHRQGDHGHWERDGVRVCHVDSATARTLLAERPRGTGVVDTRHFRAFRTGRTLTVLHRFDAETISDDAAGLIAAELDATGMLAGPAEFEATLIGLVHSAPGHVPGHPAHHVAASPWIPFYRNSVAALERGSAAFAPVHRRAEQLISGTEVLDLGSCFGFFPLRLARDRRTAPLSVTATDLSAGTMRLLDDAASAMQRPLRTLTCDAASVPLPDRAADTVTVLHLLEHLPPRKAFAVVQEAVRLARRRVIVAVPYEGQAQTCFGHVQTFDARDLHTLGTRLGMGYTVGDHHGGWLVLDH
- a CDS encoding OsmC family protein; the encoded protein is MTITTGATTTATTDTADQHRLRSEVRAAHVPGTATQVRITARDHAFTIDEPAGLGGDDKGANPVEHLLAALGSCQAITFQVWAQKLGVALDSVDIELGGDIDLRGFFGLDESVRPGFQGIDVRVSISGPESRERYEQLIATVEKHCPVLDNLAHGVPVTTSARIA
- a CDS encoding SGNH/GDSL hydrolase family protein codes for the protein MPLRYVAIGDSLSEGVGDTPWPDGTPRGWTDRLAARLATHHGGIEYANLAVRGYRIRQIVQAQRDAAAALAPDYVTVTAGMNDLLRPRPDFDTLHSDLVALVEPFHRSGTPMVFVPIPDLRRITPVSRLLERNRVRLNDVYRDLAAHHGVHPITDTTGTVFEDPRAWGDDHLHLTPLGHARLAQAAADLFGMPGSGGWAPPPAGPVPRATVRSEARWAREHLVPWVGRRLRGASSGDGRGAKSPRPRPVAGGIDGTLYYRTRLENEAAGRC
- a CDS encoding DUF2339 domain-containing protein, with amino-acid sequence MNHYPGSAVTAERIDAQLRELSRRVSEVSADFTAFVRTDLAEPARPQVQYATPRAPAAPYPQPPYPQPPSSQAPSSQAHFPQAPWPQPPYPQSAPPRPPAAARKSVAERLSSAAERGLVGRVLATFGVAITLIGVVLLLVLAAQAGLLRPEVRVAGGAALAVALFAAGARIGRHTPKRSGAAALVATGVATALFDVLACSTIYHWLPPVAGVLSGGAIAGAGLVLAHRWDSQALCLMVSVPVLVFAPVITDGSDEVLVGFTLAYAAAVLWPGRGRDWTAVFLVNTAGATLPLLAAGVSGDPADWFFGAAVAANLTLALASALILLPSSSRPVLIALGSAAAALPVMALPGVLDRPSSAAVAAVCALLLVGVVIGTAHRTPVPLGARSVWLSAAALIAPVTVAYAATDDVDAAALLGIALVAAVAVRHAGSQQRVLLVIATALAGIGLCAMAAAGAVEQLWSPDALDTPRRVGMLVAAAVAIAVVGVLAAAWAARPRLRAEYCWTVGGVLCLGLLTQVCLGTAQLITGGTESGFRAGHTAATLVWFAAAAAALLRARRLHDGPRAITLTAGLAVSVAAVGKLFLFDLSALDGLFRVVAFVAAGLVLLALGVAYAQSLGADGSGHGVHPHAPAGSGR
- a CDS encoding response regulator — its product is MVVDDHPMWREGVARDLAEEGFDVAATADGVAAAAARAAAVRPDVVLMDMQMPDGSGADATAQVLQAHPGARVLVLSASDEREDVLDAIKAGATGYLVKSAQRSELVAAVVATGDGQAVFTPGLAGLVLGEYRRIARAPRADAPVLTPRETEVLRYVAKGLSSRQIATRLEISTRTVENHVGAALRKLQLGNRVELARYAIEHGIDGETR
- the macS gene encoding MacS family sensor histidine kinase encodes the protein MTRTVRTRAAGARAPDDHASATAVLNSLRRGLTDDDAAGPLWRAAQVFRAIGFLYALGFLVAVDGDLLHPGITWVLFAALTAANAASMAGYLHGFARRGWWVSGELAVSAAMMLSTSLVADKDWIAHNQTWPTTLWMASAVLSAALVGGARAGFAGAVVIGAANYFVKGEIVLNMGRNATMILLAAAAVAVGMAATRARVTHERLTAAVGLAARSAERDRLAREVHDGVLQALALIARRGREIGGPTEELATLAAGQERSLRRLIAEEPPAPRPQDARSGRDLGPELRARASDRIHVSTPADPVVLPAAVADEVLAAVANVLDNVARHAGAGAHTYILLEDLGDEVVVSVRDDGAGIPPGRLQEAAAEGRMGVSRSIIGRVERLGGRARLESAPGSGTEWELTVPAVVVETDTARKADSR